Part of the Triticum aestivum cultivar Chinese Spring chromosome 4D, IWGSC CS RefSeq v2.1, whole genome shotgun sequence genome is shown below.
catgtgacacatgtggtaagcaatccaaataattcaaaaaaaagattgaCGAAGTCATCATAAACGCCTTGTAGTCGACGAAAGGTCTCCTCCCATTGTACGAACATGTCGGAAAGattgaaataaatccaaaaaaatagGAGCGACAATGCCAAGTCTAGAGCCTGGACCGTGGTGTGCTGATTGCACCACAAGGAATATAACATCTAAGCTACACTCTATTAGTGATGACACGCTACACATGACACCTAATGTTGCAGGTACGTATGGCTGTATACACTTGAAAGTCTGAACAACTCTAGGCCCTTTGCTTGCACATGCAGTGCGATGACGCAAGTATCACGCGTCCTGTCAAAGAGCGATGAACTAAGCCCATCCTTTTGCACCAGTGTTTCTACTTGATATTGCTTTTTCATGGACACTTAGACAGCTCTTTGGCCGCCTTATCACAGCCATCTGTCGTTGTCACCTTATACCCCATCAACACGTAGGGCGTTGATGCTACACGTCGGCTCAATGTCACCTCATACCCCGACAGGCAAGGCGTCGACGGTACGCATCGGtcgctaatcttttcaaaagatcagCCGAGTCGTGAGCCGTTGGATCCATCACGGGATAGCTGTCTGATCCAGCTCACGAGATTTGCAACATGGATCAGGTTGCGCTTGGGGTTTTGCAACATATGGGTCATATTATGCTTGAAGATTTGCACGGTGTTTCCCAACATGAGCCATGTTGAAAAGGGAGGTCTGCAAGATATCCACGTTGTGCCCGAAGGTTTTGCTTGTGTTGCCACCATCATGTTTGCCATTGTCGTGCAACGTCGTCGCAGCAACGGGACGTTGCTTTCGTCCCCACACAACATCAGTTGGGTCGCGATGATTCCCTTGCGCTAAGCATCACCAGCTTGCGACATCATAGTCGACTTGTAGTAAATCGTCTCCCCTTGGAGCAACATATCCCGGACGATGCGTCCTTGGCTTGCACGGGGAAGCCCCTGCTTGCGACAACGGCTTGTGGGATTGAAGAAGGTGTGCTACATTGTGCTACTTTGTGGAGTTGAGAgtggcacaaaggggatttactcGCGGGGAGGAAGACTAGTGGCTCCGAGACGTTTCGAGATAAAGATAAGGACATGGGGTAGGACACGTGCCAGTCGGAGGAGGCACCCCACGACGTGTTTTCAATGGGTGAGTGTAAGCTTTTCCCATAAACAATCCATGAAAGTGGCATGAAGCAACGTTTGTTTTTCATGCGGAGTTTTTATGCGGGACTACATTGTGTACATCTCAATTCAATTCACGTGTGGGTTATATGTAAGTTGATTGATATTTTTAGGTGTAAGTCGATTTTGCCTGTGAAGGAAGAAGGAAGTCGCACAGAGCACAAGACGAAAAATTTGGCGAGCGATAATGACTTGCGATATCAACAGCGAAACCGAGCCAGgacctcgtcggagatgagggACAACGCTGTGAGCGGCAACGAGTAGCGGCGCCACAGTCGGAGCCGAGGAAGCAGGTTGNNNNNNNNNNNNNNNNNNNNNNNNNNNNNNNNNNNNNNNNNNNNNNNNNNNNNNNNNNNNNNNNNNNNNNNNNNNNNNNNNNNNNNNNNNNNNNNNNNNNNNNNNNNNNNNNNNNNNNNNNNNNNNNNNNNNNNNNNNNNNNNNNNNNNNNNNNNNNNNNNNNNNNNNNNNNNNNNNNNNNNNNNNNNNNNNNNNNNNNNNNNNNNNNNNNNNNNNNNNNNNNNNNNNNNNNNNNNNNNNNNNNNNNNNNNNNNNNNNNNNNNNNNNNNNNNNNNNNNNNNNNNNNNNNNNNNNNNNNNNNNNNNNNNNNNNNNNNNNNNNNNNNNNNNNNNNNNNNATCATTGGATCaggtgtggtggtggttgggggGTCTACGGGCGGTGGAACCCGGCTGTTAGGGCTGGGCTGGCCGGTGGCataggaggaagaagatgaacagtGACATTGTGATCATGCCTGTTGGATGAAAATCTAACGGCTAGAAAAAGTGTCTTACAAAAAAAATCATTCGACTTACACACGGTCGTTCCTTCAATTCAACGTGTGAATACCAAACCTGCCAAAAGGCACCACCCGCACGAAAATCTACGAAGTATAGTCCTAAAAGTGCTGGCAACGAAAAGCGATAGTCTTGGTCGAAAAGGGAGCACGGTACCAACCAAACAGTACAGTCAGTCGAATGAATCAAGTACACTAGGAGTAGTTAGTTAATTTGCTCATGGCCACATCACATCACATCATTACTCTCGGGTTAATTTAGCTCTCGTCTCTCTCTTGGATGGCACGCTTAGTAGTAGAAAGAAGAGAAGAACCGCACCGCACGCGTGAAGGCAGGAGGAGACCAAGGATGCTGATGATCACattcacatcatcatcatcatcatcatctccgtCGTCGTCGACCCCGGCCTGACCCTCCCTTCaatccaactccaactccacctccacacAAATCCTATCCACCATTACCCACCCAACGCACCACCACAGCAAGAAACCCTCCCTAATCACAGATCCACTTGGATTCTTTTCCTCATTTTTGTCCCCCGCGCAACCCAGATTAGAATACCCGTTCCATTCCGCCCGGCCCCGCTGTGGATTTGGACCACGCGGCCGCATGCAGCACCCAAATCCCGTCCCCTCCCCGTCCCAGCAATCTCCAATGGAGAGCCACCGGAGCAGAAATCAATCCTAAATTAACGTCCCGCCACCAAGAACTCCACTACCAGGATCCAATCATCCCAGGCATTTGgcccactccaccaccaccaccaccgccaccacccagGAACAAGGAAGGAAATCCCAAGAAAGCTCGCACCTTCGGGCCAAATCGGCCCTACGCCGCACCAGATTACTGGCTGCACCGTAATAAttccccgagaagaagaaggggagctcggGCGGAAAAGGGGCGGAAGCAATGACGGAGGTGGCGCTGTTCCGGGGCCCGACCAACCTCGCTTCGCCCGCAAGccgcggctcctcctcctcctcttccacctcccTGCGCTATTTAGCCGACAGCGACGTGCTCCAGAGAGGCACCAGCAGCAGCGCCCAGAGCCCTGCAGGATCCGCGGAGCGACAGGCCGGAGGGttgcaggaggaggaagaggaggaggagcgctgGTCCTTCTTGGCGCTGCTTCTCGAGCTGCTGCGGAAGTCGTTGCTCCGGTGCAGAGCCGAGGACGGCGGCGAAGGCCAGGGCGGGATGGAGATAGGGCTGCCCACGGATGTGCAGCACGTGGCGCACGTCACCTTCGACAGGTTCCATGGATTCCTCGGCCTCCCCGTCGAGTTCGAGCCCGAGGTGCCCCGCCGCGCTCCCAGTGCCAGGTCCGTCGCTCTCTCTGTCTCTTCTCATGTTCCTTCATCAGCCGGTTCACAAGCTTCGAAAACATGCTTGTGTTTCTGAACTCAAAATGTTTCTGCATATTCAGTATCATCCAGTTCCCACTGTTATTTCTGAACTAGCTTTCACTTTTCAACATTTCAACATTTTGATGCTAGTACTGTTTGCCTATTTTTGTCGTGGTTTTAATCGGGATAAACATATGGTACTTTGGTTGGAATTGCAATCTCTGTGTGCTTTGGTCTGAAGCTTGGTAGACAGATAAATTCAGGTGGAATTTATATTTCATTTCAGTCATGTGTATATTAATATGAGGCCAACGCACACAACCGGGTTAGGTGCCTCCGTAGACTTCTTCCCCTCTTTGCTGGTACTTGGCTGCCTGAGCTGGAGTTGATCTATGGTAGATAAACCGTTTATGAATTATGATGATGGGCACGCTTTGGACCACCACTCTGTCCAGAAATAGTTTGTGCTGAGTTTTCCCCATGTTTCATTAATAATTGGCCAATCATGGCCCTCCATGCCTGTTATGGGCAGAGTTACATTGCTTTTCTGTAACTGGTTACTCATAAAATCAAGAAAGAAGAAATTAATACCCATAACTTTAATGAGGCTGGAAATGGAACAGAACACTTGCAACGGAATCTTCATTAGTTGTAAGTAGAGAAAAAACAGAAAATACTATTAAATTTGAAAATCACAAAGCTTCTACATTTAGTTACAGCAGCCATGTTGCTTTAGTGTTCCCATCAACTCGAATCATGTTTTGACTTGTAAGCAAACCCACCAAATAAGCATTTTTTGCCGAACATCCATGTGTTGTAAAGTGTATTGTTTTAATTGGTTCCGAAAAATGAAAAGGTAGTAGTACTTAGTTGGCACACTCATGCCATTTATTAAGTCTAACTTCTTGTTGGATCAGCTCAGCTGTATCGCATCTTCCTTTGTTTGGTAGGAGTGCTTATGCTTGCTATACAAATATTAAACTACTAAGGTATTTTTCATTCAGTGCAAGACGTACTCGATGGTGCCTGTATTACTGCATCGCCGCTCTTTATTGTTTTAGTCCATGCTCCTTTTGTATGCACAGTTGCACGCGCATTACATGGCACACTAATGACCCCTTTTAAGGAACACTGTATACTTGTAGGAATTCAGTTGATTGACCTGGGAATATCAAGAAGTAGATTATTAAACGCTAAGTCATGTTGGAAGATCAAAAGAAGAACTGTTGGGAATTTCGTGATTTACAATGGAGAATGGACATATTTTGTCTTGATTAGATTATTCCGTCACCTTGCTCATTATCATTTGTCTGCATCTGTTTGTTGTGTTTTGCAGACTTTAGTGGCTTGAATAACTTTTTTTTCTTTGTGGTCCTCTCGAGGTTATACTAGAAAAAGAGCAGAAAGAATAAACACACGTAGGTATTATATTGTATATTGTTTTGTCTTGGGAATTCCAGGGTGTGGTTATTATTTCTAGGCAATCTAAAAAGAATAAGCTAAATGGTTCTCTGTACAAGGATGGAATCATTTTGCCTCGAAAAGAAGATAAAGTGGCACAAACACCTAGAACCCATGTTCAAACTGGATTGCAAATTTGCAATCAACAAAACTGGTGCATATGAGTTGTGCTCATTCAATAATCGGGAAACTTCTGGAGTGTGCAAAGATCttgaaagaaaatagaaaactaTTTCCTGGATTGCTTACACACTTGAGTTAGGAAACCGGCACTTAATAATAATGTGAAATATGCCCACATCTTTATGGTGATGCCAATTTTTTAAGCATGCAACGATATGTAGAGTTCCCGCATAACTTGGGAGAATTCATCAATGTTCTTACAGACCATCTTAATTGCTGAAATATGCTCCTTCAAAAGATGCCTTGACTTGTcttcaaaacaaaaaaactgaaatatgCCTTGACCTAAGTGACTATGTGATCTTTACTTCTACATGTAAGGTGTATTTTAGAGCTTTGTTTATGATTAGTTCCAGTTCATGTTTCCTTGTGCTGTTGGTGTTCTTCAGCTGATTCAAACTTCAAATGCAGTGCTAGTGTCTTCGGCGTTTCAACACAATCGATGCAGTGTTCatatgattccagaggaaacagtGTTCCGACGATTCTCTTGATGATGCAAAGACGTCTGTATGAGCAAGGAGGTCTTCGGGTATGACGTTTTAGCATTTTAATTAACTGTAACTTGCTTATTTTTTTAAGCATCCTGTAGCTTTTCCTGAGTGCTGACTGCAGTCATGttgttttgttttttactttgcaggcAGAAGGTATTTTTCGTATAAATGCGGAGAATAGCCAGGAAGAGTTTGTGAGAGATCACTTAAATAGTGGAACTGTGCCGGATGGCATTGATGTTCACTGTTTGGCGGGTCTAATCAAAGTAAGCTTTCTTCTGTCATGTAGCTTTATGCCATTCCGTTGACAGCAGCACTCACATATTTATTATTGATTATGCTTATCTTCAATAGCCGGATTCTATCTCAACACTTGTCAGTCCAGAGTTTCTTTCTAGTGGAAACCAGTCTTCTTTTTCAAAGGGAAACCAAAGTTATGACTCTTCTGTCCAACAAATTTCTGTTGCAGAATCTAATGCTGCTTTTCAGTGCAGTTATGTTGTGTTATTAACTGGTTTGACGCCACAATTTTATGTCCTTGAGTTAGTCAACTTTGTTTTGCAAACAGTACTCTTGATGACAAAAGTTATACTCATTGCATATATTTTCAATTGTTCAGGCCTGGTTTAGGGAACTGCCGAGTGGGGTGCTGGATTCTATCCCACCTGAACAGGTGATGCAATGCCAATCTGAAGAGGACTGTGCTCGGGTTGCCAAATGCCTTCCACCAACTGAAGCAGCCTTACTTGACTGGGCTGTTAATTTGATGGCTGATGTTGTCCAAGAAGAACAGATAAACAAGATGAGCGATCGCAATGTTGCTATGGTTTTCGCTCCAAATATGACCCAGGTAACGCGTTGTCCTAACAGCAAACTAGCAACAATCATTTAGGTGGATACTAACTCTTGCGCACATGTAACTCAGATGGCAGACCCTTTGACTGCACTGATGTACGCGGTGCAAGTGATGAATTTCCTCAAGATGCTAATACAGAAGACTCTCAAGGATAGAGAAGATTCCAACCTGGAAGATGCCTCTTTGCCACAGAAGGACCCATCTGATGAAAATGGCCATCAGAACCCCAGTCTCCCCGTTAATCCTCAACCTGAAGAAACATCTGGGCGCCCCTCTTTTGTCAGCGAGGAGCCTCTTGTGTACAGTCCTACACACAGTGCTGAAGACAAGCCTCCTGTGGAAGGCGATTCCGTAGCTTCCATTGTCCAAAGAAGTGATGTCCGGTCGAGCGTGGAGGGGTCCGCTAGTTGCTCGCAGCCTGCTCTTGTCGCTTCGTCTGCCATTGCTGATGCTTCCTGTGCTACAGCTGCCAACTTACTTCCGAGCAGAGGGAACCGAGGCCTGAATAGCAGGAGGACTAGAAAGGGCAAGCGGCAGTGCGGAACGCCCGCCGCTCCTCCAGCCGAGAAATCAAGGGGCGCGAGCATCGTGAGCCGGATAAACTCCAAGGTCGAACGGATCGAAGCTTGGAGGTAGAAACCCCGGCGCGACCGCCTTTGTTGTTGTGTAATAGATGACTGACCCAGTGTTGTTTCCTTGCACATTTTGAATTTTCGACGCGCTTATCATTTCGTGTTTGGATCATCATCATGTTGTTTTGAGGCTCATCCCCCCCTGCCTTCACTAACTTATATGTATCTTGCTTATGAGTAAATTTGTGGCCTTTGCTTCCTTTGTACATGCATTTCTTCACTCCCTGGACCCGGAAGTTTCTGGACGTCCTGAACATGTGTTATTCTCATCCTGACCTTTCTGAAGTGAGGCCTCAACCATGGTGTGCTGTATGCACGATGTCCCCTCATCGCATCAGATAGCTTTATTCTGCCTCCCGCCCTTCATTCTTTTCGTTTGCTGAATCTGTCCTGAGATTTTCAGAAAAATAAGTTATTCTAACCTTTTCTACTTTGTTCCTTTTCGTTCATCGAATCCACCATCAACTCTTTTCCAGTTTTCACGGAGAaaatgaaatttctgaaacaagaACTCACTGGGAGAGGAATTGAACGGCTAGCTTTCTGCCTGTTCAGCTAGGAATGGAACAGATTCCTGTCTCCAGGAGCACTTGACACCAATGCGGTCCTCAGTGACAAGTGCATCGGCATCACCGGTCGGAGAAAATCGTCCCATTTTCTCCCAGGGTTTTTAAGTTTTAACCGTCGCGGAATGTGCGAATTCGACCCGTTCCTGCGCCAGTTGGAGCCGTAATTCATTCACCAACAGGAATGCCAACCTTATCAGGAATTCGGTGATGCTAGGGCAAGATCACCATCAAATTTGTGCGAGCTGCAAATGCAATGCTGCATTAGCTCTGCCTGCAGATTTCCATCACATGTTGTGCAGGCCAGTGCTGAAGAACAGTGACAACTGTGCAAGATGCACATTTCCATTTCCTCCTCCCAAGTTGCAGTAGGAGTATATACCAGCTCAACTTGTGAAatgaaaggccaaaagaaaaacaagaaacaaaTTTCCGAATTCTGATTCGACAGCCACATAAAAGCATCCGCCTTTCCTGGCCTCTCCTTTTCCCTCGCTATATATACCTCTCTTCCTCGGAGATTACTTGAGCAAAATTCGACGGTCACAAAAAAATACTGCAGCCTTTTTATTACGTCTGACTGACTGAGGAGAGCTGCTTGTTGGATGGCGCACATGGCGACGGCGGTGGGGGACGGCGCGCTGCGGCGGCTGTTCGAGAAGCCGTTGCCGGAGAACCCCACGCTGCTGGAGGTGCTGTCGGCCTGCAACAACCACGCCCACCACAAGAAGCTGCTGCCGGCCGTGGACCCGGCGTCCTTCACGGAGATCTTCGGTGAGCTCCACTTCCACGAGAAGCCCGACGGCGCCGCCGCCCGACCCGTCCTGCCACGGGTGCCACTCCCTGACGCACGCGCTACGGCGGCGTCGTGGCTCGACGTCGCTAGTCAGGCCGAGAAGAGCAAGGACGACTCGTCGCTGGACGCGCTCCTCAGGCCGAAGCCCGCGGGCGCCGCGGCCGCCCCCGGCGGCGTCAGGAGGAGCGCGAGCTTCTGCCTGAAGAAGAGCTCGGCGTCGCTGCTGCTGTGCACGGAGGGGCTCGGGTCCGAGAGCACGGTGGACTCGGACGACATGGTCAGGGACGACGGCGCCGACGCGGCCGCCGCCCtccgcgggagggagagggaggaggcaacGCTGAgagacgccgccgccgcggcggaACCAGGGCTGGGGGAGTCCCCGCCGTCGTTCCCGCCGCCGATACGGTCGATTGGGCGCGGCGGGAAGCCGTGCGTGTGCTTCCGGACGTTCCGCGCGGATGGGCGGTTCGTGCTGACGCAGGTGGTGATCCCCGGGAAGGAGCTGCTGCAGGCGTCCCGCGAGGGCGGCCGGCTCAGGCTCCGGTtcgccaaccccgccgccgccgacgaggaggAGCTGGAGTTGGGGGATCAAGAAGATGACGACCGCGAAGCCAACAATGCATGCCTCGACGCCTGCGCTTAGTTAATTATGAATGGGTTGTAGTAATTCGCCATGCAAGTTTGCTTCAACCTGCAGAATCCGAAGCTGATGACAAGCTGCAGCAACTACTACTCATATACTGCCTCTTGTTCCTTTTCTAAATATaaatatttttagagattccaatataaatTACTCTAAAAATATATATCAGAgtagtacatacgaagcaaaatatgtctataCACTAAAATATGAAGCAAAATATAAACTTCGTATATACTCTAAAATATACTTTAATACAATACTACTGATGGATTGTAGTAAGTCTTTTTTTTGCAACAGgagtacatacaaagcaaaatgagtgaaaatATGTCTACCATCTGTATTAAAATttataaaaagacttatatttaggacgccgatatccaccacacgtgtggcataATAGGCATTTGCCCACACACCATGTGTGGCATGAGCAGGGGGCAGCCCACACGGGCTGTGTGTCGGCGAACGgtagaattgcccacacgtgtgggcgtagCTAATTCGTGCCACATGCCCAACAAGTACTATTCATCCTCACTCCGCGCGTGTGGTACGAAGCAAATATGCCCACGCATCCTAGCGCAGCTACAAATAGGTacccgcgggatgacgatttagttgtcATCCGGAATgacagatgtagttatccgggatgaCAAATATGGTTGTAAGAGCATGGCAACActctctgttttggttaactatagttgccatgtctaatttatggcaGTTGCCGCGTGTAATTAAACCATAGTTCTCATGTGtaattaactacttgccacatatggtcaaacaatagttgccatgtgtgtttacctagttgtcatGTGTGGTTAATCGCAGTTGCCATGTATGTTTACCTgattgccacgtacgcgcaactgcagttgccgtctagcaaacgaatcatagttgtcatgtgtgtttacctagttgtcatgtacgcgcaactgcagttgccatccaacaacgtacgactgtcgtgtgggcgaaaatcagttcgcccacacgcgcgtggactaggtggtggctgtgtgggcagaaactagttcgcccacacagcgcagTTGGCAACCGCGTGCTGTGGGACGTGTGAGCGacctctccaacgcccacacaccggccttgtcctacgtggcacacgaAAACTGCCTCggtgtgtcaagattcgtgcaaacttaACTGGACGATGATCCAGGCGTGTGGGCGAATTGCAATGTTGCCACACATGTGGGCATTAGTGTTTTCGTATATTtaaaaaggagggagtagtacaaaaAAAAGGGAGTAGTACTGTACTAAATTGAACTACAAAGTTGATCATGCAAGCACGTTGTTAACTAGTGAGTACGTAGAAGGGCCACTTGGCGATGGAATCCTTTGGGTGCAGCATGCCAAAATATCAATCAACCCAACGCGAACGCGGTGCAATTTTCTCTTTTCCCATATGCATCTTGCTCCTCCCCGGCCTTTTATTAGTTCCTGCTCCACTCTAGCTAGCTGCATCGTCACGAGACTTGACTGATCTC
Proteins encoded:
- the LOC123096457 gene encoding rho GTPase-activating protein 5 encodes the protein MTEVALFRGPTNLASPASRGSSSSSSTSLRYLADSDVLQRGTSSSAQSPAGSAERQAGGLQEEEEEEERWSFLALLLELLRKSLLRCRAEDGGEGQGGMEIGLPTDVQHVAHVTFDRFHGFLGLPVEFEPEVPRRAPSASASVFGVSTQSMQCSYDSRGNSVPTILLMMQRRLYEQGGLRAEGIFRINAENSQEEFVRDHLNSGTVPDGIDVHCLAGLIKAWFRELPSGVLDSIPPEQVMQCQSEEDCARVAKCLPPTEAALLDWAVNLMADVVQEEQINKMSDRNVAMVFAPNMTQMADPLTALMYAVQVMNFLKMLIQKTLKDREDSNLEDASLPQKDPSDENGHQNPSLPVNPQPEETSGRPSFVSEEPLVYSPTHSAEDKPPVEGDSVASIVQRSDVRSSVEGSASCSQPALVASSAIADASCATAANLLPSRGNRGLNSRRTRKGKRQCGTPAAPPAEKSRGASIVSRINSKVERIEAWR
- the LOC123099725 gene encoding protein FANTASTIC FOUR 3 is translated as MAHMATAVGDGALRRLFEKPLPENPTLLEVLSACNNHAHHKKLLPAVDPASFTEIFGELHFHEKPDGAAARPVLPRVPLPDARATAASWLDVASQAEKSKDDSSLDALLRPKPAGAAAAPGGVRRSASFCLKKSSASLLLCTEGLGSESTVDSDDMVRDDGADAAAALRGREREEATLRDAAAAAEPGLGESPPSFPPPIRSIGRGGKPCVCFRTFRADGRFVLTQVVIPGKELLQASREGGRLRLRFANPAAADEEELELGDQEDDDREANNACLDACA